Proteins encoded within one genomic window of Pectobacterium araliae:
- the ibpA gene encoding small heat shock chaperone IbpA: MRNPDFSPLYRSAIGFDRLFNLLETGQTQSNGGYPPYNVELVDENQYRIAIAVAGFAEQELDITAHDNLLIVKGAHAGEQVSRNYLYQGIAERNFERKFQLAEHIQVKGANLENGLLYIDLERIVPEAMKPRRIEIK, translated from the coding sequence ATGCGTAACCCCGATTTTTCCCCACTGTACCGTTCCGCCATTGGTTTTGATCGCCTGTTCAACCTATTAGAAACCGGCCAGACCCAGAGTAACGGCGGCTATCCTCCCTACAATGTCGAACTGGTTGACGAGAACCAATACCGCATCGCGATTGCCGTCGCTGGCTTTGCCGAGCAGGAACTGGATATCACCGCGCACGACAATTTATTGATTGTAAAAGGTGCCCACGCTGGTGAGCAGGTTTCCCGCAATTACCTGTATCAGGGGATTGCCGAGCGTAACTTCGAGCGTAAATTTCAACTGGCTGAACATATTCAGGTAAAAGGTGCCAATCTGGAAAACGGGCTGCTGTATATCGATCTCGAACGTATCGTGCCGGAAGCGATGAAGCCGCGTCGGATTGAAATCAAGTAA
- the ibpB gene encoding small heat shock chaperone IbpB, which yields MRNYDLSPLLRQWIGFDKLASSMQGSQEPIDFPPYNIEKKDDNHYRITLALAGFRQSDLDIEVEGPRLTVKGSPAPTEKTVEYLHQGLVFKPFTLSFTLAEHLHVSDAHFENGLLHIDLVRDVPEALQPQRIAIGGSRPALNQQSAEDVS from the coding sequence ATGCGTAACTACGATTTATCACCTTTACTGCGTCAGTGGATCGGTTTTGACAAATTAGCCAGCTCAATGCAGGGCAGCCAGGAACCGATTGATTTTCCTCCGTATAATATCGAGAAAAAAGACGATAACCATTACCGTATCACGCTCGCGCTGGCAGGTTTCCGGCAAAGCGATCTGGATATTGAAGTCGAAGGCCCACGCCTTACCGTAAAAGGCAGCCCGGCACCGACCGAGAAAACCGTGGAATATCTGCATCAGGGGCTGGTGTTTAAACCTTTCACGCTGAGCTTTACGCTGGCCGAGCATCTGCATGTGTCCGATGCGCATTTTGAAAATGGCCTGCTGCACATCGATCTGGTGCGTGACGTACCGGAAGCCTTGCAGCCGCAGCGTATCGCTATCGGCGGTAGTCGCCCGGCATTGAACCAGCAGTCTGCCGAAGATGTGTCATAA
- a CDS encoding putative transporter has product MSDIALTVSMLALVAVLGLWIGNWRIYGVGLGIGGVLFGGIIVGHIAHQYQIQLNDDMLHVIQEFGLILFVYTIGIQVGPGFFSSLRVSGLRLNAFALLTVFLGSVVTVMLHKLLNIPLPIILGIFSGAVTNTPSLGAGQQILADLGSSTTLVNQMGTGYAMAYPLGICGILLVMWLMRVLFRVVVENEAKQFEASNGQHHEQLQTMNVSVTNTNLQGLAIQDVPILNRDTIVCSRLKRGDELMVPSPQTLIQLGDYLHLVGAKNDLEQARLVIGNEVETSLSTRGTDLHVERVVVTNEKVLGRKIRELNLKQNYDVVISRLNRAGVELVASNQASLQFGDILNLVGRKTAIDAVADIVGNAQQKLQQVQMLPVFIGIGLGVLLGSVPLVIPGFPVALRLGLAGGPLVVALVLGRIGSIGKLHWFMPPSANLALRELGIVLFLSVVGLKSGGDFIDTLLNGDGVWWIGYGALITIVPLLLVGILARRLGKMNYLTLCGMLAGSMTDPPALAFANGLHPTSGAAALSYATVYPLAMFLRIMSPQLLAVLFLTL; this is encoded by the coding sequence ATGAGTGATATCGCACTTACCGTGAGTATGCTGGCGCTGGTTGCCGTTCTGGGGTTATGGATTGGCAATTGGCGGATTTATGGCGTCGGTTTAGGGATTGGCGGGGTTCTGTTCGGTGGGATCATCGTCGGGCATATTGCCCATCAGTACCAGATTCAACTGAATGATGACATGTTGCACGTCATTCAGGAGTTCGGGCTGATCCTGTTTGTCTACACCATTGGTATTCAGGTTGGGCCAGGCTTCTTTTCCTCTCTGCGCGTATCTGGCCTGCGCCTGAATGCGTTTGCCCTGTTGACGGTATTTCTCGGCAGTGTGGTGACCGTCATGCTGCACAAACTGCTCAACATTCCTCTGCCTATTATTCTCGGTATTTTCTCCGGTGCGGTGACCAACACGCCTTCTCTCGGTGCGGGTCAGCAGATTCTGGCCGATCTTGGTTCGAGTACAACCTTAGTGAACCAGATGGGGACGGGTTACGCGATGGCGTATCCGTTGGGGATCTGCGGCATTTTACTGGTGATGTGGCTGATGCGCGTCCTGTTTCGCGTGGTGGTGGAGAACGAGGCAAAACAGTTTGAGGCGAGTAATGGTCAGCACCATGAACAACTGCAAACGATGAATGTGTCAGTAACAAATACCAATCTGCAAGGGCTGGCGATTCAGGATGTGCCAATTCTGAACCGCGATACTATCGTCTGTTCGCGCCTGAAACGCGGTGATGAACTGATGGTGCCGTCGCCGCAGACGCTGATCCAACTGGGTGATTATCTGCATTTGGTTGGCGCGAAAAACGATCTGGAGCAGGCGCGGCTGGTCATCGGTAATGAAGTGGAGACGTCGCTCTCTACGCGCGGCACGGATCTGCACGTTGAACGCGTGGTGGTGACGAATGAGAAGGTGCTGGGACGCAAGATTCGCGAGCTGAATCTGAAGCAAAACTATGATGTGGTGATTTCGCGCTTGAATCGTGCGGGCGTTGAGCTGGTCGCCAGCAATCAGGCCAGCCTGCAATTTGGCGATATTCTGAATCTGGTCGGGCGGAAAACGGCGATTGATGCCGTTGCGGATATCGTGGGGAATGCACAGCAGAAGCTCCAGCAGGTACAGATGCTGCCCGTCTTTATCGGCATTGGACTGGGTGTACTGCTGGGTTCTGTGCCGCTGGTGATCCCTGGATTCCCCGTGGCGCTACGGCTCGGGCTCGCGGGGGGACCACTGGTGGTGGCGCTGGTGCTGGGGCGCATTGGCAGTATCGGTAAATTGCACTGGTTTATGCCGCCTAGTGCGAATCTGGCGCTGCGCGAGCTCGGTATTGTGCTGTTCCTGTCGGTGGTGGGGCTAAAATCCGGCGGTGACTTCATCGATACGTTATTAAATGGCGACGGGGTGTGGTGGATTGGGTATGGTGCGCTGATTACCATTGTGCCGCTACTGCTTGTCGGCATACTGGCGAGAAGGCTGGGTAAGATGAACTACCTGACACTGTGCGGCATGCTGGCTGGCTCCATGACCGATCCGCCTGCGCTGGCGTTTGCCAATGGGCTTCACCCGACCAGCGGTGCGGCGGCGCTGTCTTATGCCACGGTTTATCCGCTAGCGATGTTTCTGCGCATTATGTCGCCGCAGTTACTAGCCGTACTGTTCCTGACCCTCTAA